CACATCGCTAATGCCGAGTGTGTCACATTAACCAGCAAATATGAAGGTTTTCCCATGATTTTGGTCGAATCCCTTTCGTTAGGGACACCGGTTGTGTCATTAGACATTGTTTCGGGGCCTTCAGAAATTGTAAAACACCAGGAAAACGGCTTGCTAATTTCAAAAAGAAGCATACCTTTATTTGCTGAAGCACTTCAAAAAATGTGTTTCGACACCCAGTTTCAAAAACATTGCCAAGCCAACGCCAAGGCGTCAGTTCAGCAGTTTTCCATGGAGGAAATAGCAAAGCAATGGAGTCAATTAATACACAATGAACTACGATAAATTAGAAGACATACACTTACGGGATATCCCCAAAATTGTCCACCCAAGAGGGAAGGGAAATCTTTCGGTAATTGAAAAAGACCTAATCCCTTTCGACATAAAACGGGTGTATTATTTATACGACGTGCCCAGTGATTCCACTCGCGGCGGACATGCACATATCGAGTTACAACAATTCTTAATTCCGTTGAGCGGAAGTTTTGATGTGGTTTTGGACGACGGAAAAAATCGAAGAGTAATAACGTTAAATCGTCCTTTCAAAGGCTTGTTAATTCCTTGCGGAATATGGAGAGAGCTGGAAAACTTTTCGGCAGGTGCGGTGTGTCTTTCCTTGGTGAGTGATGTGTACAAGGAAGAAGACTACATTAGAGACTACGAAGAATTTAAATTATTTAAAAGCCGTAAGTCTAACCCCTAATTTTTCAGCAAAATCCTTGCCTTTTACCAATAATTTCAAAACGGAGCGGGGTTGCTTCAGTAAAAATCGCTGTCTGGTAGTAAGATTGTTTACATCGATGTTTTCCAAATAATTTTTAAATGAAGGAATGTCATTTGCCATCTTATGCTGAATGGCGAACGAATAGCTGTTCCTATCCAGATATTTTTTTAGGAAAGGATCTTTTTTCGCCGCTGCCACATACGTTTCGGTGTTCATGTAATTTCGGGTAAGGGTTGGCGTATTCGAAATACGATTGCTACCGTCCAGATTATGCCTTGCTGTGATGGTATTCGAAAAAGCCAATGGAGCTTTCAGTGCAGCCCGAATCCACAAATCGGTATCTTCTCCGGCGCCATGTGTGATAGAAGCGTCAAACCCGCCCAATGCTTCAAAAAAAGGTTTTTTAAAGCAGACTGCAGACGTCCACGCAAGTGCGTCCATCAAACTATTCTCAAAATAGTTGTCGATACTACCCAGCCAGCCTTTAGGTTGTTGCATTACCGGGGAAAGCATAGAAGTAATCAACTTATGATTGTGCTTTTTTTCGTAGGCAGTTGCATACCATTTGTGTTCCGGAAATTTTTCGATAAGGTTCTTTAAATTCTCCAGATGATTAGGATGCCAGTAATCATCGGCATCCAGAAAAACAATATGCGCTGAGGTTGCCTTTGATACGCCGTAATTTCGGGTACGTGCTACTCCTTCATTTTCCTTGCTGAATAGTAAGATGCGACTGTCCTCTACCGTTTTTACCATTGCTTCGCTATCATCGGTCGAGCCGTCGTTGACAATCACGATCTCAAAATCGGTTATCGTTTGTAAAAAGACACTGTTGAGCGTTTTTACGATGTCCCGTTCTTTATTGTAGAGTGGTATGACGATTGAAAATTCAGGCATGCGATTCCGATTTTAATTCAATATAATAATTGAGGCGATACAAATCAAACCATAAAAGATTGGGGTTGGCCGAAACAAAATTACGCTCCATTTTTTTCTTGAATGGTGAAATTAGTTTACTGAAAAGTGTTGTCATTTTCCAGTTTTTGAGTAGAACATAACTTTGCTGTAATTTGGTAAAGTCTGCATCCAGCAACCCGCTTTTTTCAAGTGAAACAATTGAACTTATTGCGCTAAGCGCTTTTTTCAGATAGTTTTCAGAAGATTCCAAACCTAAATGATACACAGGATTATCTATATGAAGTACCTTACTTTTTTTACGTTTAAGGGCTTGTGAAATCACCAGGTCGTCTCCGTAAAAATTTTCTAAGGCTTTATTGACGCTTTCAAAACACTCCTTTTTAATTAATAGATTTTGGGTAATAATAAAGTAGGGATGTTTTTCGCGTTCAGATACGGTTTGCACTTCCCTTTCTTTCCCGTATTTCCATCGCAAGCGTTCTTTTTCAGAAGGAGCATCATTTTGATAAGCAACTCCGCCAAAAATAACATCGAAATCGTTTTTTACTATTGCAGCGAGATAATTTGCCAGAAAAGTTTCTGAAACAGGGAGTACATCCGCGTCTAAGAACAGCAGATTTTCAAATTTGGCTGCTGAAGCCAATTGCCCTCTAATGGCGCTTCGACCTATATTTTTTGGCAGCTTTTTGAATGACACATTAGGAAAGGCAATAATCTTATCGTTGTGGGGAAGCGGAATGGTAGAACCATCGTCCATGACTATAATTTCACAATCAATGGCCTTTTGCCCTAATTCTTTTTGAAGGGTTTCAACCAGTTGATACACATTGTGATTATATGTAGGAATGAGTATGGAAAGCATCTTTATCGAATCCCGAAGGTACATTATTTTTTAAGGAACAAAATTGTTTCGGCTTGAAATCCCGCATGAACATCATCTTCAAATGTTTTTGCATCACCCTGAGTAAATCCACTTTTTTTCAACCTCTCTGTCAATCCCGCAATCGAATAGATTCTTACATGGTCTTCTTGTCCGAAGGCCTTCAGCCGATTTTCTTCTGTAGTGATAGATGCATCTTCGTAAATATCGTTGCCTTCCTTAAAAGGGGTTTGTATTAAACAAGATCCACCGGGTTTTAAAACACGAAACAACTCCTGCATCGCTTTTTGGTCTTCCTCTATATGTTCCAGGATATGATAACAAATTATTACATCAAAATGATTATCGGGACGGTCTATTTTTGTAATGTCGTAATGGTATTGCGCAAT
This genomic stretch from Ulvibacter sp. MAR_2010_11 harbors:
- a CDS encoding FdtA/QdtA family cupin domain-containing protein, with translation MNYDKLEDIHLRDIPKIVHPRGKGNLSVIEKDLIPFDIKRVYYLYDVPSDSTRGGHAHIELQQFLIPLSGSFDVVLDDGKNRRVITLNRPFKGLLIPCGIWRELENFSAGAVCLSLVSDVYKEEDYIRDYEEFKLFKSRKSNP
- a CDS encoding glycosyltransferase family A protein, with protein sequence MPEFSIVIPLYNKERDIVKTLNSVFLQTITDFEIVIVNDGSTDDSEAMVKTVEDSRILLFSKENEGVARTRNYGVSKATSAHIVFLDADDYWHPNHLENLKNLIEKFPEHKWYATAYEKKHNHKLITSMLSPVMQQPKGWLGSIDNYFENSLMDALAWTSAVCFKKPFFEALGGFDASITHGAGEDTDLWIRAALKAPLAFSNTITARHNLDGSNRISNTPTLTRNYMNTETYVAAAKKDPFLKKYLDRNSYSFAIQHKMANDIPSFKNYLENIDVNNLTTRQRFLLKQPRSVLKLLVKGKDFAEKLGVRLTAFK
- a CDS encoding glycosyltransferase, which gives rise to MLSILIPTYNHNVYQLVETLQKELGQKAIDCEIIVMDDGSTIPLPHNDKIIAFPNVSFKKLPKNIGRSAIRGQLASAAKFENLLFLDADVLPVSETFLANYLAAIVKNDFDVIFGGVAYQNDAPSEKERLRWKYGKEREVQTVSEREKHPYFIITQNLLIKKECFESVNKALENFYGDDLVISQALKRKKSKVLHIDNPVYHLGLESSENYLKKALSAISSIVSLEKSGLLDADFTKLQQSYVLLKNWKMTTLFSKLISPFKKKMERNFVSANPNLLWFDLYRLNYYIELKSESHA
- a CDS encoding methyltransferase domain-containing protein, translated to MYKTVKKTALALVPKGFLIKNELFFRALFALRYKGKNHKCPICDHSLKKFIPLDDGDILCPFCGSRARTRRLFSLLKEHDLLHGSVLHFSPSRSLYRILSKDNSINYVSTDFEDEFIAQYHYDITKIDRPDNHFDVIICYHILEHIEEDQKAMQELFRVLKPGGSCLIQTPFKEGNDIYEDASITTEENRLKAFGQEDHVRIYSIAGLTERLKKSGFTQGDAKTFEDDVHAGFQAETILFLKK